The Phocoena sinus isolate mPhoSin1 chromosome 8, mPhoSin1.pri, whole genome shotgun sequence nucleotide sequence catggtccattggttaagactccacacgcccaatgcagggggcccgggttcgatccctggtcagggaactagagcctgcatgctgcaacgacgatcctgcatgcctcaaataagacccggcacagccaaataaataaatattcaaaataaggTTTTGTTTGTAATTTGTTAAGATTCATAAAGGTAGTGCCTCACCTAATCTCTcaagttatattttatatttacaattattatatacaGTTTGTAAAGTTGAATACTTTCATAATCTAGTTTTGCTGTTAGTCTATTTTGAAACTAATTTGAGGGGTTTTAAGAATTGGAGATTCACTATGTAActattatgggtttttttcacagtaaaaatgaaatatgcaGAAAATGTTCCCCACAACATGACAGAAAAGGAGTTCTGGACACGTTTCTTTCAGTCCCATTATTTTCACAGGGACCGGCTGAATACTGGGTCAAAGGACCTCTTTGCAGAATGTGccaaaatagatgaaaaaggTAACTGTTTATCCttgacacacatttatttatttattttaaaaagacatttatttattcagtgtcaTGATCAGACTTATATTTAGCAATCAACAGCATgggtgcaaaaaaaaagaatctacattAAAACCCTTCGTTGGAATGCTTTACACTTTACACagaacagaaactaaaataaccTGTTATACAATTAGTCACAAATACAGTCCTCGAGTTTCTTTGCGCATACACGAGTATTGTCTAAAACACGTCTTCTTTATAGCAGCTAGGCCCTGCCACCACTGTGCTTGGCGGAGTTCACAAATCTGTTGTAACCTGTAGCTTCCCTGTcacttctctggctctcctctcctgctaaGCTTTGTTTCCTGGCAGTAATCAAAACCTTCTGCCACTGCCGTAGCTACTACTGCTGCTGGAACCACCTTGGTTTCAGGGTTTGGCAAAGTATTGGCCTCCACCACCGTAGGGACCAGAACTACTGcctccaaagtttcctcctttcaTGGGTCCAAAATTTGAAGATTGATTGCTGCAACTGCCAAAATCATTGTAGCTTCCACCGCCTCCAAAACTGCTTGCATCATTACCAAATCCATTAtagccatccccactgccaccataTCCCCCACCACCGCGGCTGCCACCAAAGCCACCTCGACCACTGAAGTTTCCTCCACGACCAAAGTTGCCATTCCCACCAAAACCCCCTCCACGACCACCACCAAAATTTCCAGAACCACTTCGACCTCTTTGGCTGGATAAAGCACCAGCCATCTCTTGCTTAGATAGGGCTTTCCTTACTTCACAGTTGTGGCCGTTCACTGTGTGATATTTCTGAATGACAGTCTTGTCTACAGAGTCATGGTCATCAAAGGTTACAAAAGCAAAGCCTCTATTTTTGCCACTGCCTCGGTCAGTCATGATTTCAGTCACTTCAATTTTCCCATACTGTTCAAAATAATCTCTTAGGTGAtgttcttcagtgtcttctttaatgccaccaacaaaaatgttttttacagTTAAGTGGGTACCAGGTCTTTGAGAATCTTCTCTTGAGATGGCCCTCTTTGGTTCCACCACTCTTCCATCCACCTTGTGTGGCCTTGCCTTCATGGCCGCATCCACCTCCTCCACAGTGGCATATGTGACAAACGTGAAGCCTCTGGAGCGCCTGGTGTTTGGATCCCTCGTTACCACACAGTCTGTGAGCGCTCCCCGCTGCTCACAATGGCTCCTCAGACTCGCATTGGTTGTTTCAAAGCTCAAACCTCCGATGAAGAGCTTCCGCAGCTGTTCGGGCTCTTTGGGTGACTCTGATTTAGACATGACGGCagtggagggggcggggagacGTCAACGATGCTTACTCGGCGGCATCCATGGGCAGAAACACACTCTAGCATTTAATTTGCTGCTCTCGTCATTACTGCTGttagtgaatttttttatttctgagaaaggaaaacttaatcactttttgtttcattgattttctagGGTTAAAAACAATGGTTTCATTGGGAGTGAAAAACCCACTACTTGATTTGACAGCTTTGGAAGATAAACCATTAGATGAGGTAAGTAGTAGTAAAAGGATTTACGAGAGAAAACAGTCTTTTCCTAGTCTTCaacatttgtataattttaaaattgcctTGAGTATAGATATTCTAACTTGTTAgaaggtaaaacaaacaaaatactgtTATTTGGAATGGTTTATCAAAAGTGCTTTTCAAGAGCACTGTTTATTATTAAGATTGCCTTGGAGAACtgaaatttccatatgaattggtaaaacattttttaaaagaattttctagCTCCCCCATCAACAGTTGCCTAGGTATTAATGAAGGTTTAACACGATGTTTTTTATGCTGTATCTAACATTAATCTAAATAAATGTGCCTAAATACTAGTATACAGGGAAAAGTTAACATTGTTGGTTGCCCACTATTTGCCAGATCTTGAGCACAGTCATGACCCTTACCCTATATTAGCCCCAGTATGTTTCAACAGCTAGACCATCAGGTATGAGCACCTACCTCAGCACCTACCTCTGACTCCAGACTGAGAAGTTTATCCAATCACGGAGAAATAGGTGATCCCTTCTGATCAAGGCTAATTCTATCCCTGCCTCTATCTTCTAGGCTAGGAAGGAACCTGCTTTCCTCAGGTATTCTCTTGACACTTGCCCTTCCTTTGGCTACTATTCTGTTAGCCATATAAACATGctcattccttcctccccccccccttttcctCTTGGTATATGCATGCACCTGGTGAGAAAACCAATGTTAAAATTGTGTCCTATAAgtctaaattattaaattaacagAAAGTAATCCTTGATGTCCCAGTGAGTCATTTCCCTAATGAAATTCAGTTGTTTTCTTGAAAATTCTCAGCATTCAGTCGCTTCCTTGGTGAATCTCAACACGTTACAAACGTGGCCCTCTTTAATCACCTGGAGAAAACGAAGCTTAAGATACagcttaagggacttccctggcggtccagtggttgagactccgcgcttccaatgcagggggcgtgggttctatccctggtcggggaactaagattccacatgttgcgcagcgtggccaaaaataaaataaaattaaatttaaatatattttttaaaagatacagctTAATATGGAGGgggagtttaaattttttttaataaaaatggtggTATGTTGTGCATACCTTTCTTCACTTTTCCTGTTATCACTATCAATCTGAGCTAAATACACCACACGGTTGTTAAGTACATAGACTTACCTGGGTTAAACTGTagtttataaacatttttctaagttttcttgtaaaatgaggttaatagTTCTGACCTTGGGAAGGGGTAGCAAAATTGgagagatgttgtttaagggtacagACTTGCAACTAGTGTTCCCTTGTAaggatatataaaaatttatatatccaATCCTTTTAATTGGTTGATTCAGTTGTTCCTTTAATGCCTCTTTTTCCCCTGTCATCCTCTAGTAGTTCTGTCCCAGGGTACAGACTTGAGCCTCCTTGTAAATACATTCTTTCCATTCCATTGCTTCAAATTCTAATTATGTAATGATGACTTCCAGTTAGTCCTGGTCTGTCTTAACCCCAGAACTCCAAAATCATATATCCAACTCCCTACTTGATATCTTCACTTAGGTAGTTCACAGCACCCTTCAACATAACATATCCAAAATAGAACCTTTGATTCCCATTCTCAAAAACCTATTTCCTCCTGGGTCATCTGtatgtcagtttaaaaaaaaacaaaaccattacCATGGACTCAGTTACTCAAGCCAAAACCTAGGAGTCTCCTTGATTCCTCCCCTTTCTTCACCTCCAACATTCAATTGATCAACAAGTACTCAACAACACATCTCTGATCTGTCTACATCTCCTCTGTCTCTGTAGACACTTACACCCTCTTGCTTTTAGGGTACCGTTGCTTCATTGCTTGCATTAACCTCCTAATTGATCTTCTTATTTCAACGTTTATTCCCTATAGTTTATTCTTCCCTAGCAGTAAGAGTTACAAATCAGATCATAATGCCCCCCTTATGTAAAACTCTTCAGTGATTTCTCATTgaacttagaataaaatcaaaactcCTACCGTGCTCTTCTTGATTTGGCCTCTGCCTACTTCTCCCTCAGTTGGGGCTGTTTCCACTCGATTCGTGCTCCAAACATAATTGCCTTCTTTAAGGTCCGTATCAAGCTttttctacctcagggcctttacacttGCTGTTCCGTCTTCCTGCTCTTCTACCTAACTAGCTTCTACCCATCTTTTGGACATCTGTTCTAATGTTACTTCTTCAGTGAGACCTTCCCTAACCTCCCTATCTAAAGTATCTCCTCCCATTCCAGTCACTACactgtgtctttattttctccatttcttttctttattttcttcatagcgtCTGTCACTATCAAAAATGGTCTTATTTTTACCTTGTTTTACTTGTCAGTTGTCAGTCTTCTTTCAGtagactgtaagttccatgaggctGACTGTTCCTATTACTGGCCTATCCCCATCACATAGGAGGTATTAGGCACTCAGtaattatttgataaatgaatgaatggcataTGAGTTTTTATGATCTTTCTCATACCTCTTTAACCTTATGTCCCACCAATCCCTGGCCCACCCTTCATTCCAGGAATACCGAACTACATACAAACCCATGGCACAATATGTATTACATTACTTCTATACCTTTGTTTAGTTTCCTCTTCCTGAAATGTCTCCGTTTTTGCCTTGCAAGCACCTATTCATCTTATGGTGCTCCGTGAAGCTTTTTTGAACCTACCCTACCCTCCCTGTACCCCACTCCGGTGGGAGTGACGGCTTCTTCTTTCGTAGCCCCTATGAGTTTTAACTAAGTGTACTGACTTACAGCCCAACGTCCCACTAACTGGTATTTTAATCTAGATCCAAAATtgctctttaggaaaaaaatgcagcACTTAACAGTTAAGGTATTTTTGCAATACTAAAAGCAGTTAGtagtatttgttcattttttgtgtgtataatgtcacttatttttaagtgtttaccTGTAAGTATTTGATAATGCTCAGAATTAATAAAGTCCTGTCATCCAGAAAGTTTTTACGGCTCAACATGTCTCTCATAATAGATAAGAAAACcagaagtttattttaatttttaatctactAAATTGTTTCTCACAGGGCTATGGCATTTCCTCTGTGCCATCTACTTCTAATTCTAAGTCCATAAGAGAGAATAGTAATGCTGCCATCATCAAGAGATTTAACCATCACAGTGCCATGGTCCTGGCAGCAGGTCTCAGGAAACAGTTAAGTACACATGCTAAGATACAATAACTGGGTTTTCCATGATAGCCAgatggagttttgtttttgttctgccTGTGGTTttcaacattaattttttttcctttgttttcagagAAGCACAAAATGAGCAAAATGGCGAGCCCAGCAGCATTGATGGAAATTCTGGAGATGCAGATTGCTTTCAGCCAGCAGTAAAAAGGGTATGGGTAAAAAGTCTGGGACATTTATGGCTCACATTTCTCCAGATACCTTATGTAACTGCGAGTACCTTATGTTGACCCTTGATCAGTTCAGATGACTCAGTTCCTTCTGGCCAAGATGTTAAGCATTTGGCTTAAATTGTAGAACATTTTAAAGAGTACTTCCTCAGTTTTGGCCTGCCAGCCTGCTTTCCATGGACTCAAGTCTGTTaactgtttttattgttttgttttatttttttatttatttttatttttttccttcacctgtagacacatacacatattaacatacagttttattttctgggaaAGAGTATCAACAAAGACAatatgacagaaagaaaaaactaaaggttagtgtatgtgattttaaaagataagattGGCCCTCATGTTAAACCTGGCATTTCAGAACTGGAAATGTCTTTcattaaatacagaaaagaggTTGTGGGGGAATATGAACAGTTACCTACTTgtatgtttcttctctctctgcaaCTTTGCCAAGCTTCGCTATCCCTCAGTTTTTTTAAGTTCCTCCCTCCCTCgttataaaaataagttatgaTAAAGCTTCCTTAGAGGGCAGTCAGGCAATATGTATTAAATTTTTGAAGGTTTATACCcttaattccacttctggatagtATTCCACTttggacatttatttttaaaaaaaataaagttgtgtgCAAAGATTCAGATACAGATACTCATGGCAGTATTATAATTGAGAAAATAGCAACCATCCTAATATCCctgatacatccatacaatggagatTGATGCATGCAGCAATTAATGGCTTTTTAAAAGGATTGTTGAATTAAAAAGAGTTCACATATACCATACGATAGTTcagttcattaaaattaaattcaagaaaCCATTTTTGAGTTGCCTTACATGCCATATTAGGTGGTGGGAAACAAGAAAGAATAAGATTGGGTTCGTGTCCTCAAAGAATTTAGTGTCTACAggtaaaacaaaatcaaaagaataattataaaacaatttaaagtatAGTAATTGTGTGATTTACAATAGGAGCCAAAGAGTGAGCAAGTAGATGAAGTTCACAGAACAGACTAATATGATATAATTaagtttatgatttttaaaggGGGATTATAGGCGAGTCTTTTATATATTTCAGTTACTTAATATGTTTCTACAGGGATATACACCTTTAAAATTATCAAAGTCAGTAAGATATTTCTTTTCTGAACTAAGCAAAGTGAATCTAAAATGTAAGTTAGAGATGCTAAAGAAGAAATCTAGGAAGTGATGCTTTTCTTTGCAATATTGCACTAAGTACCTGTGATTCTTGGTAGTGAAAGAATTGTCAAAAATCATTGTGtgaattttcacaatattcagtGATAAACTGACTCTGTAGATATTTTTTCAAGTCAATAGTTGTCTGCTGTGTGTTCTGCAAGGGATTTATAGAATGAGAGATCCAGAAGTATTATATTCATGGAGCTTTCAGTTAAGTATGAAAGTTAGGTGAATAACTAGGCCTTGGCAGAGGCTTAGGATTTGGATTTATATAAGAGGTTAGGTTGGGACATGACTTGGGTAAGGTAACAGCAGGGGTAGAAATGAGCTTGACATATGGGAAAGGTAATGAAGACATCAGTATGCTTTGAAGTTGGCTCAAGGGTGTAGAGCTGAGAAAGTAATAAAAGCTTAGGCTGAGTCTAGGTAAGGTGGGACTGATGGATGTGTTACTCTGAATAGCATGCTGAGGTCAGATTTGTTCCTATACTACAAGAGGACTATTTAGACTCTTAAAATAGGGGcagtttaaaatactgttttcagaTTGATCTTTTTTGAGgtatatttaatatcttaaacGTTTTGATCCTAGTCTGGGAAGCTACAGATGAGAGCTAACCAGATGAATTCCATAGCTCTGTAGGGATGAAATATTGTAAAATTGTTTTCCCAAATGTTTACGTAGATTGTCACCATGTGTCTTATaattaatgtgtttttattataagGCTGTAGAAATATAGCATTTTGTTACTAGTCCAGGAGAAAACACAGTAgtaaaaccaaaataaagaatccagaagtaaacccaaatatttattacatggaggaattaaatacatatatgatAAACATGACATTTCAGAATCAGTGGGGAAAGACATTATTCTACAAATGGTGTTAGGGGGActgattaataatttaatattttaaaaaaccctcagaTTCCCTACCTTACTACTTACTTCAAAATAATTCTAAGTGGATCAAAGATTTAAGCAAAAAATTAACCCACAGAAAGAATAAGCATAAAGGgaataattaaaattgaaaaacaccAAATTGGAAGAAAAGTATTTGCAACacgtaaaaaaattattttttaatatttatttggggagaaaaatagtaaaatacacattttcatctaccagattttcaaatattaaaggTTCAGTAATGCTTAGTTTGGTCAGAGTGTAGGAAAACAAGTACTCTGTGTAAGGGGATGGTGAAAAAAAATGGGTTCAGCCATTTGTAGAGCAGTCATGTCTAGGAAGTGAGATTCATTTTGGGAAGACTTCATATTTTATCCTCTgtacagttttgctttttcagtCATGTTCATTACTTTTGTAAGAGAACTTTACAATAAAAAGTGTTGTGTTGATAATTATAGGCGAAGTTACAAGAGTCCATTGAATATGAAGacttgggaaaaaataattccataaAAACAATTGCACTAAACCTCAAGAAGTCAGACAGGTAAGTTTGGTGACTAATATTAAATTAACTTGAGACAGAATAGTTTTATATTACAAGTCATTGCAGAATATATTCTGCAAGTATAGAACTCAAGCTTTAATTAGTTTGTTACCATAAAATACAGTatcttatttccttaaaaatttactTTGTGCATCTCAGGAAAGGATCCTAAATGATGgaagccaagaaaataaattttggctATCTGTGCTGTTTTCTTCCTATTGCCCTTACaggaattaaattatattattgaAATATCTTTAACTCTTTACTTTGGGGAGAATGTTGTCTTGAGACtgctaaaatatttgaaagacaaATGTTGAGCACCTTTATTCTGTGTGATTAGTAATTTCTTCTTTGCTAATCTTCAGGTACTATCATGGTCCAACTCCAATCCAGTCGCTACAGTATGCAACAAGTCAGGACATTATTAATTCTTTTCAAAGTATTAGACAAGAAATGGAAGCTTATACACCCAAATTAACTCAGGTAGGTGACTTGTACTGTTTGAAAAACAGAATTCCCATTCTGTTTTCTCAGTTTATGAGCACATTCACTTTGAACTGTAAAACTAATACTTTAATGGGGTTTAAAGACATATTTCTGcttaataaattgaaaaagagGTAGAGAAAAGAGGTATTTGGCATACCTGAAGGTAAGATGATGATGAAAAGTAAGATAATGAGTTTTGTGATTGCTGATTTTTTCTTCCATATACacagttttattggaaaaatCCCAGATTTCCCCAAATTTCTGGACATCACTCTCTAGATACTATACTTGTGCAAGATCTGGCCCTTGGGCCAAAGTAGGTCCACCTAACTTTTTTAAGCTGTGGTCAGTCTTAAATATTTAGATTCTTCCGCACACCCCTAAAAAAGTGATTTCATTATCTGAGACACATGAAGAGGTCATCTGCCCTCGGATGTGTATACCTGAGTGTAGCCAGTGACTAGTCGGCAAGCTCAGCGGTCGCTGAAGCTTCTGGTTACAATGCATTTCTAACAAAAGGAAATAGGAATAAAGTGAGCATTCATGTCCCCTTGACTCATAGTTGTCCTGTAATGTGCTCTTCACaccaagttaaatatttttttcatccagCCCATACACAGGTTTCTACTTGTAAAAACTTCACTGAGACACACTAAACCTGCGCTTGAGCTATTCAGCAAATGATTTGTTCCTCTCCATGGCTAGCCCTTGGTACTTGTTAGGCACTCAATGAAGAGATAGATTGGTTATGTCCCTAAATGTTGATATGGATACAGTGGggaatgtggggttttttccccttttggctAGGTGTATTCACTTCTTGAAAAGTGACAAATGATACATTTCTGCTTTGCTGGATTTTCTTATGTCAGCTGCCAGTAAggatttaacatttgttttattgtcttttttttctttccttaaactcaGTTTTACCTTAGCACTCTTACCTTCAGTGCTAAGAGTTCATAAGTTAAGTTGGTAGTTAAGTAAGGGCTTGgctaagacagagaaagacatatattacatgatatcacttc carries:
- the LOC116757455 gene encoding heterogeneous nuclear ribonucleoprotein A1-like, with amino-acid sequence MSKSESPKEPEQLRKLFIGGLSFETTNASLRSHCEQRGALTDCVVTRDPNTRRSRGFTFVTYATVEEVDAAMKARPHKVDGRVVEPKRAISREDSQRPGTHLTVKNIFVGGIKEDTEEHHLRDYFEQYGKIEVTEIMTDRGSGKNRGFAFVTFDDHDSVDKTVIQKYHTVNGHNCEVRKALSKQEMAGALSSQRGRSGSGNFGGGRGGGFGGNGNFGRGGNFSGRGGFGGSRGGGGYGGSGDGYNGFGNDASSFGGGGSYNDFGSCSNQSSNFGPMKGGNFGGSSSGPYGGGGQYFAKP